The following nucleotide sequence is from Elusimicrobiota bacterium.
CGGGTGTACGGTGTATTTTAATCTACCGACAGCACCTACTAATTTTACAGGTGTAACTCTCTCAACATATTCAATACAATGGTCATGGAATGATGTTAGTGATGAGAGCGGCTATCGTGTCCGTTATTCTACAGCGTCATCTTCATCGGAAGTAGCAGTATCATCTTCATTACCTGCCAATCAAGTTAGTTGGACAGAGTATGGATTAACCGCGAACACATCATATTATAGGGTTGTAGTATCTACTAATGCCAGTGGAGAAAGTAATCTTTCAAATGCAGCTACTACCTACACGTTTGCAAATCCGCCTCTTGCACCTGTAGTATTTTCTAATGTTGGGTATTCATCAGTTACAGTGCAATGGACTGCCACAGATAATCCGTCATGGACAAAATACGGTATAATATTGTCAAGTAATCCGGAATGTTATGGAGCAACAGTAAGCACAGCAGTTACTTTTGCTAATAATCTTACTAATAACACAACATCTGTCTTTTCACTAAATTCTGAAACCACGTATTATTTTAGAATAATAGCGTTTAATAATGAGCAAATTCAGACAACATACATTCAATCCAGCACTACAACAAAAACAGGACCACCTGCTGCACCTTCAAACATAAAAATATCAGCACTGTTAGGTCCTACGTCAATTTACTGGCAGTTTGATGATAACTCGACAAACGAGACAGGGTTATTCCTTTCCAGTGGAACAGATATAACGATGCGATTATCGCCTAACTTAGCAAATACCGCAACCACAGGCACAACTTACTGGATAGAATTAGACCTTTCAACAAACACACAATACACCAGATATGCTGAAGCGGTTAATGCAACAGATTCCAGTTGGTCAGTTGTAATTACAAGTTACACCGCTGCTTATGTTCCTTCTAATCTTACACTTTCTAATGTTTATTCATCAAGTGCAACATTAACATGGTCTGCCAACACCAATCCTAATGGTACAAGATATGGTGTAATATCATCAAGTAATCCTGAATGTTATGGGGCAACAGTAAGCACGGCAGTCACTTTTGCTAACAATCTTACTGCTAACACAACATCTGTCCTTTCGTTAAATTCTGATACTACATATTATTTTAGAGTAATTGCATTTAATGGAAATCAAATTCAATCATCATCATATGTTCAGTCCAGCACAACGACAAAATCAAGTGTTGTAATACCTAATCGACCAATCAATTTAAAATCAGCGTCATTAGGAACTACCTCAATTTACTGGCAGTTTGATGACAATTCAACTAACGAGACAGGGCTGTACTTTTCCAGTGGAACAAACATAACGATGAGATTATCACCTAACTTAGCAAATACTACGACCACAGGCACTACTTACTGGTTAGAATTAGGACTTTCTACAAACACACAATACACCAGATATGCTGAAGCATATAATACCGCTGGTTCCAGTTGGTCAGTTATAATTACAAGTTATACAGCAGCTTATGTTCCTTCTAATCTTACGCTTTCCAATGTTTGCTCATCAAGTGCGACCCTTACTTGGTCTGCTAACACCAATCCTAACGGTACAAGATATGGTGTAATATTATCAAGTAACCCGGAATGTTATGGAGCAACAGTAAGCACAGCAGTCACTTTTGCTAATAATCTTACTGCTAACACAACACCTGTATCTTCATTAAGTTCTGAAACCATATATTATTTTAGAGTAATCGCATACAATGGAGATCAAATTCAGACAGCATACATCCAATCCAGTACAATAACAAAACCATCTGCTGCTCCTGCCACTCCAACAAACTTAAAAGTATCAACATTATTAGGTCCTACATCAATCTACTGGCAGTTTAACGATAACTCAACAAATGAGACAGGACTATACCTTTCCAGTGGAACCAATATAACGATGCGATTATCACCTAACTTAGCTAACACGGCAACAACAGGCACTACCTACTGGTTAGAATTAGGACTTTCAGCTAATACTTTGTATACCAGATATGCTGAAGCTGTTAATGCGGCAGGTTCAGCTTGGTCAGTTGTCATTGCCAGTTACACTGCTGCCAGTGTTCCCTCTAACATAACATTCGCTAATGTTCACTCATCAAGCGTAACTCTAAGCTGGTCTGCTAATACTAATCCTAACGGAACAAGATACGGTGTTGCTAAATCCACTAATAGTGAATTCACCGGCACAGAAGTAAGCAGTATAACCTATTCAAACAATTTAACTCTTACAACAACTACTTTTTATTCACTATCATTAAACACATCATATTACTTCCGTGTTTGGGCATATAATGGAAATCAGATACCTACTACATATGTTCAAACCAGCACAATAACAAAATCCGGAGCACCGCCAAATGCACCTGTTATTTCTGTTATATTGCCCGGCGAACAAACAACAATAAAAGTTGGAGATACAATCACATTAGCAGCTGCTATTGAAACAAGTGCAACTCTCTATAAAATAACCGTAAAAGACTTAGATGGAAATACATTGGCGGAATGGTTGGATCCTGCAGGCTTAACATCTAACACAATAAATGGTATAACATTAGATTCTGCTACTGAAAATCCTGATAATATAATAGCAGATATCACGATAGGTAATATTACAGCAAAATACCCTATGTTAAAAGGGATAACAGTAGAAATTATTGTTCAGGACAATTCAGGAATATCACAACCCGGTATATCAGAACCTATTTTAATATCAGCAGAGACAAACAAAATAACACTTTACAACAACTTATTTAATCCGGTAAAAGGCGATAAAACAACAATCCGTTATGAGACAAAAAGACCGGGCAGGATAACAATAGAAGTATATACTATAAACGGAGATAAAGTAATAACACTGGTAAACGAAACTACTACTTCGGCTGTTCCTTACTGGGCGACATGGGATGGTAAGGACAGTAATGGTGACCTTGTCTCAAGTGGAATATATTTAGTACATATAGAAGGACCCGGATTAAAGGACACTAAAAAGGTTTGTGTGATTAAATAGTTTTTTGTGAAACAAAAAACTATCCTGGTGTAAATCGGGAACTACCATATTATGAAAAAGATTGTAATAATTTTGTTTTTCACATTATCAACATATATCTGTCATGCTACAGGTCCCTGGACTAACGGGGCATCTATATTAAGACAAGGAATTGGAGCAAGACCCTTGGGTATGGGAGAAGCATTTGTAGGTTTAGCAGATGATATAAATACACTTCAGTTTAATCCTGCAGGGTTAAGTAATATTTCAAATAAAGAATCAGGAGCTACATATTCAAAAGAATTAGTTGATATGAGTTATAGTAATATAGCATATGCCCAACCATTAGGTGAGAAAGGATATATTGGCGGTTCTTTCCTGTTATTTCAAGGTGGGGACATAGAGATAAACTGGTGGGACTCAGTAAACGGGGTAAGAACTGAAACGAGGAATGCAGAACAAGATTATGTTTTAACATTAGGATATGCTCAGGATTTTATGAGCGAAGGTGAATTATCTGCAGGTGCTAATCTTAAATACGTTAGTAGTAAATTAGCCGAAGAATCTACAGCGTCCAGTATTGCTGTAGATTTAGGCGGGTTATACCGGTTATTGGATAATAAATTATCTTTGGGTCTGTCAATCCTGAATATAGGAACTGCGTTAAAATACAAAGGCGGTATATCAAGCGGTTCGGAAGATGACCCGCTGCCTTTAGGAATAAGAGTAGGCGGTGCTTATGTTTTTATTTCTGAAGACATGAAAAAACTTACAGGTGTTTTAGATATTAATAAATATTCAAACACTGATATGCAGCTTAATTTAGGATTAGAGTGCTGGTTAAAAGAAATGATAGCGTTACGGACTGGTTACGAGATAGGATATGATTTAGCTTCTATTACAGCCGGTTTAGGGTTTAAAGTTAAGAATTGCCAGTTGGATTACGGGTTCAGTCCTATGAGTAAAATAAACGCTATTCATAAAGTTTCGTTTATATTAAGGTTTGGCGAATCATCTGAAGAATCAGATAAAACAGTTACAGCTACGATGAAAAAATCTAAGCCTTCAAATGAAAAAACTAACAGTTCGGTGAAAAAATCTAAGCTTTCGGATTTGAAAAGCAGCAGTAAGGCTGAACAAAAATACAAAAGAGGGTTAATGTACTTTAATACAGAAGAATATGAACTTGCTATTGCTGAATTTCAGGGTGCGATTGAGTTGAATCCTGACAATCAGGAAGCCACTGCAAAGATAGCTGAAGCTACTGAAAAACTAAAAGAACAAACATACCAGCAAGGATTAGAATTTTTTAATAAAAAACAATATGCAAAAGCTAAAGTTCAGTTTGGTAAAGTACTTGAAATGGATCCTTCTAATCAGGAAGCTAAACAAAAATTAATAGATATTGAAAATTTGTTAAAAAAATAGAAAAAAAAGAAAATGTGTTTAAAAAATGGCACATGGCAATAAAATTGCTACAAAGTGTTAAAGGAAGTTAAAGTAATTAAAATTGAACATTGAAGAAAAAAATGAAAAAAAGCGTATCAATATTTATTCTGATATGTAGTTGTTGTATAAATCTTGTTTTTGCTAACACTTGGAGTCAAACGTCTTACGATGATTTCAATGCCGGTTACCTTGATAATACATCACCTGTGGGAATAGGTAATGGCGCAACTATATATCT
It contains:
- a CDS encoding fibronectin type III domain-containing protein, which encodes MKTFFKSKNIVFVFFVIFFSSILNAAPPTVPNLYSPSTMTWTNINTIDWSTSTALAGQTVFYDLEIDDAQDFVSVVASSYTIYRSSCLISNLNGSLSENTQYWWHVRASTSTSGEYSAWSSTRSFKLDTTKTVFSYPQVKLSTGTWAAANTAYVNVSTPQVRVNVQDINSGLMAGKTEIVASSGCVGLWHLNEGSGATVYDASGYGNNGTITQATWQNMTSWKSTTKTEKTLYFLDDNDNVDCGSGASFANLLNKITLSVWARRTGGLLQPLAVARIGDWRFGCETSAGNWNFYTAAWTWVFPTGVPVAANEWHHMVFTYDGATAKIYKDGALAVQKAASGNLTTNGNVAIGGWATVCFTGYLDEVGIWDRVLDPEEIAVLYNSCAVKFSSNTVSGYSGIITSTSTEPTVLTTGSDGTTTLQFSTATAVNFLPGSNNSIQFLARDSAGNLSMSGVYTINVDTISPSAITSLTGLTSSSNINLSWISPGTDGTVGAIDNGQFLIRRATWSVTPESMWGNGYDTKPAVIEQEIIIDTTSLPALSNCTTTFYDLQTSVIHYFRIWSRDTAGNWSSISNGCTVYFNLPTAPTNFTGVTLSTYSIQWSWNDVSDESGYRVRYSTASSSSEVAVSSSLPANQVSWTEYGLTANTSYYRVVVSTNASGESNLSNAATTYTFANPPLAPVVFSNVGYSSVTVQWTATDNPSWTKYGIILSSNPECYGATVSTAVTFANNLTNNTTSVFSLNSETTYYFRIIAFNNEQIQTTYIQSSTTTKTGPPAAPSNIKISALLGPTSIYWQFDDNSTNETGLFLSSGTDITMRLSPNLANTATTGTTYWIELDLSTNTQYTRYAEAVNATDSSWSVVITSYTAAYVPSNLTLSNVYSSSATLTWSANTNPNGTRYGVISSSNPECYGATVSTAVTFANNLTANTTSVLSLNSDTTYYFRVIAFNGNQIQSSSYVQSSTTTKSSVVIPNRPINLKSASLGTTSIYWQFDDNSTNETGLYFSSGTNITMRLSPNLANTTTTGTTYWLELGLSTNTQYTRYAEAYNTAGSSWSVIITSYTAAYVPSNLTLSNVCSSSATLTWSANTNPNGTRYGVILSSNPECYGATVSTAVTFANNLTANTTPVSSLSSETIYYFRVIAYNGDQIQTAYIQSSTITKPSAAPATPTNLKVSTLLGPTSIYWQFNDNSTNETGLYLSSGTNITMRLSPNLANTATTGTTYWLELGLSANTLYTRYAEAVNAAGSAWSVVIASYTAASVPSNITFANVHSSSVTLSWSANTNPNGTRYGVAKSTNSEFTGTEVSSITYSNNLTLTTTTFYSLSLNTSYYFRVWAYNGNQIPTTYVQTSTITKSGAPPNAPVISVILPGEQTTIKVGDTITLAAAIETSATLYKITVKDLDGNTLAEWLDPAGLTSNTINGITLDSATENPDNIIADITIGNITAKYPMLKGITVEIIVQDNSGISQPGISEPILISAETNKITLYNNLFNPVKGDKTTIRYETKRPGRITIEVYTINGDKVITLVNETTTSAVPYWATWDGKDSNGDLVSSGIYLVHIEGPGLKDTKKVCVIK
- a CDS encoding PorV/PorQ family protein produces the protein MKKIVIILFFTLSTYICHATGPWTNGASILRQGIGARPLGMGEAFVGLADDINTLQFNPAGLSNISNKESGATYSKELVDMSYSNIAYAQPLGEKGYIGGSFLLFQGGDIEINWWDSVNGVRTETRNAEQDYVLTLGYAQDFMSEGELSAGANLKYVSSKLAEESTASSIAVDLGGLYRLLDNKLSLGLSILNIGTALKYKGGISSGSEDDPLPLGIRVGGAYVFISEDMKKLTGVLDINKYSNTDMQLNLGLECWLKEMIALRTGYEIGYDLASITAGLGFKVKNCQLDYGFSPMSKINAIHKVSFILRFGESSEESDKTVTATMKKSKPSNEKTNSSVKKSKLSDLKSSSKAEQKYKRGLMYFNTEEYELAIAEFQGAIELNPDNQEATAKIAEATEKLKEQTYQQGLEFFNKKQYAKAKVQFGKVLEMDPSNQEAKQKLIDIENLLKK